The DNA segment agagaaacaatatatattgggaCGAGATTGCCGGAAAAAAATGGTCGCTTCTTCCTCCCCTTCCGTTCGCCGTTCACCATAACGATTAATGGACTAAgctttaaatcttttcaataaaactaaaacccaatgaaaaacttatatgattgtagaaattttgttatataaactgtgggttggattgattgttgtagtattcAAGTCGTTCTGTAGATTAttctgttctttagagagagaaagcgtGAGAAAGAGATAGAGGAGGAAAGACAAAGACACAGTTATGTTAAGAAAGAAGATGAGGGTAAACTTGGAAGTTActtgttgaaatgtgttagttttggtgagtttttTATAAGGAGTTAGAAGAGAAAACTAACCcctaaaaggtgctagttttgtaattctccctataattatttatctaaacAATATGATATACAAATTGAATTCAATTGGTTTCGCAAAACAAATAAAGAAGCCATTACATTCATTTTGGTccccaaactaaagcttcaaaatcaattagtatccaaaactatcaaaatcaccaattaggttcctgaactaagcaaaaatcatcaattcagtCACTACCCTATCCTAAAATTAGAAACTGTGTATATTTGATATAGACTATAATAATatatgtgttggttcaaaatgattTTGGAGAAGAAgatctgaaactgttcaaccgaacgATTTTCGATGAGACtccaattgatgatttttgtttagaattgtgacttaattgataaatttttgttaattcagggatctaattgataattttgatagtttaaggtccaaATTCACGTTGAATCTTTAGTTTAGGAGCTAAATGAGTATTGTGccaataaagaaagaaaaaaagaaaaaaaaaattctggtgGAGCAGAGCAGACTAGTGAGTGAATAGCAGAGCGGGATTCCATTCCATGCACCACAGTTCCAGTGGTAATGTGATTCTGTATTCTCTCTCTCCAATCTCCATGATTACCTTCAAATCCTCCACCTTCCTTTTTCAATTTCCTTTCTCCGACAACACCAATCATCCTCTCCGAACAATCCAAGGAAGTTTTCTGCTCTTACCGACTCATCCACAAAAATACGTCAAGTTCTCAATTCTGAGACTCAACAGGAACTCTACACTTGTCAATAGCATCCGTGGTTGTCACGGTACTACCAAGAAGAAGTTcaacgcagaagaggaagatGTGGAGAGGAAGGTGAATTGTGAAGTCCAAGTTATTTCATGGCGGGAACGAAGAATTAAGGCCCAAATCACTGTCTATGCTGACATTCAATCTCTATGGAGTGCTCTCACTGATTACGAGCGCCTTGCGGATTTTATTCCCAATCTCGTTTGCAGgtaccatttcatttcttgctGATTTTACAACTGAACAATTTTAAATGTATGTTCTACTTTTTTAATGCTTCCATTTTAAATATTTGGACTTGAAATTACTTGTTTTTCAGTGGGAGAATCCCTTGCCCTCATCCTGGGAGGATATGGTTGGAGCAAAGAGGCTTTCAGAGGGCACTCTATTGGCATATCGAAGCTCGTGTTGTATTGGATCTCCAAGAATTTCCCATTTCAGTAACCTTCTTAATCTTATTACTTTCTAATTTTGATAACCTTTTGtaaataacttacaaaattgGACGGTAGTTTATGCAAATTTTATTGTATGTGGAATCTAAAGAATTTGGTCAATGCAATAATTGTTCATTAATGCCTTGTATAATATCAAACAAAAATTGCTAGTCATATTGATATAAGAAATTTTTTCcagttatttatttttgttgccCTATGTATACCCATTGTACTTGAATGTGAGGTGTCATCATTTCTTGTTTTGATGCTGTGATGTATTAATTGCTATTCTTGATTAGTTCTACCTCTATTTTTGCCATTCCCTAATTACTTTTGTTGTTTTCATCGCTTGCTTTAAAGTGCATGATTGAGCTTGTATTATGGCTGGCATGAAATTATGCCAGTATCTGCCTTGTCAAATTGCCATGTACTTCTGTATCAAAACTTGTGGGGAAACAAAAGTGAGAGTCCTCCTATATATATTCCATTTTTAACCAGTTCAAAGTTGATTCTTCAGAAAGATCTGACTTAGCTAAATATTTTCTTTCCCTAATACTTCGTACCTTGATGCTTTCTTATTTCTTGCAACTCCAACTGCTAATGCATTTTATTCGTCTGTGATGCTTATTTCTCATTCATTTCAATATCATTTTTCTCATCTTAACCTTGATGCATGATTTTACCTTCTAATGTATGCATTTCTAACCATTTTTGCATTTCCAATAACTGATTTTTAAATTATCATTATGGTCCAGTGCAATGATTATGATCTCCATTTCTTTTCTATTGACAGGAAGCTTTGGCAGCTTAGTTAACATAAACTGATATCTTATTTTATGAAGCATATTTCAAGACTGTTTGTCATTTGTGTTTGAATTCTTTATTCTCAGCTATCTACGACGTCAGTTTGATCTTGATTTCATATTCTGAATAATGCCTTTTGATTTAGGCTAATAATCACGAACTACACTTTTCAATGGTTGATGGAGACTTTAAGAAGTTTGAGGGCAAATGGTCATTAATATCAGGGACAAGGTAGATCCAAGACTTTGAAAGAACCTCTGAATATTGTCATAAATTTTACTTGgttgtttatattattattgCATAATAGGCGCTAACAACCATCTTTATTCTCATCGTGCGTTTTCTGTGTGCTATTGAATGAGTTGTTGCCTTTAGCATTGATGGGATTTGCTTAAGAGGAAGTTTTTTTGACATACCTACATCTAATTGTTTCTATAATAGAAAGGAAGGTTTTAATTTGTAACTTAGAAATGGGATGCTGATGAAGACATTTCATTATATGAATAAATTTGAATctctaattaactaattaaccTTATTAGCTTATTTTGTCCCTTTAATTTTGTTATAGCGGTTGGCTTATTTTCCAATGTCAATTTCATTTTGTGTGCCTTATCTCTTTATTATGGAATAAAATTCCTTTTCCCGAAGTAACTACATCATACAAAATTAGCTACATTGTTCATGAATGCAGGACCCTGTATCTTTTTTGCTTCGACACTCTATCAATTACAGTATAGTTGTGTTTCCTGACATTCTTAATGATCCTTTAGTTTTTCCTGACCCTCTCAAtgtatgtaaatatatatattatttttctagGCCTGGAACAACAATATTAGCATATGACCTtagcgtaattccaaggttcaACTTCCCAACTATTTTCTTGGAGAGGATTATCAGATCAGATCTTCCTGTGAATCTTCAAGCCGTGGCTTGTCGAGCTGAGAGACAATTTGGGGGTAACCACAAGACTTTAGTTGCAGGAAGCGGAAGTTCCATGGCTATATCTACTTCTCCTGGCACAGATTTGAATGGTGCTCTTCGTGAGAAGAACACTTTGGCAATGGGAGATTTAAAAGAGAGTTATCCAAACTCAAATTTTAGTCCTTCGCCATCAAGTGAGTTGAATACCAtttggggtatttttggaaaagttTGCAGACTTGATAGGCCTTGCATAGTGGACGAAGTACATCTACGCAGATTTGATGGCCTGTTGGTAATTAGCAGACTCTAGGTTAATCtttctgatttcttttcctttctttcttgaCATGTCAGTTGCTGATAAAATGGTGTTGAAGTTCTGTAGGAAAATGGAGGGGTCCATCGATGTGTTGTTGGTAGCATAACTGTGAAAGCTCCTGTCCAAGAAGTCTGGAAAGTTTTGACTGCTTATGAGAGTCTTCCTGAGTAAGTCGTGTATTCCTTTTGATTCACATACTTTTAGCTCATCCAGTAATTGATGCATCAAACAGGGTTGGAGCATTTAAAATTCTGAATAACGTTTATATGTTCTACGAACTGGAAGCTTTTTCCTATCTTCTTGTGATGCTTTATCTGTTACATGGTGCAGctttgcatgatataaaataacTTTTCATGGATCTGTTGTTTTAGGCGCTGTTAGGTAGCAAATTGTATGACTCTTTTCATCTCAATGTGGCAATGCCTTGATACATTATtataaatttgtaaagaaaaaccAGCTTAgtaacggtaaaacgttgttgtcgtgtgaccagaggtcacgggttcgagtcttaggagcggcctcttgccaattaaattggcaagggaaggcttgcccccaatacacccttgtggtgggaccccccccccccccggaccctcgctcagcggggacgcgtaatgcgaccgggccgccctttttccTCCTATTGCAATGTTATTTTGCTTATGGCCTTATGGTTATAGATCAGACATTACTTGTTGAGATGATGTCCTACAAAGCtaattcatttcattttcaAATGCATTTTGCTGTTTTAAAAGGTGTTTCCATGTTGTTAGGTTTTGTTTTTTAAGATATGATTTTATGgcctaaattaaaaaataaatttcaacaCTGTCTTGGTAGGAGAATGTTGTTATGTTGTTATGATGATTGCATGCTTGCTATGAacttcattagagatctaaAGTGATCTTGCGGCCCTTAAATGTAGCTTAGGTTTTGGTGGCACCAAAAGGTCTAAAGTTTTAATCCTAACAATTGAAGTTTATGAACAAGGTAAAGTGGCTTTTTAAGAATTCATTTATGTTGTTGCTAGTAACATAAAACTATTCTTAGGTACCTGATAAGGATTTGAGAAAATAGGCAGAAATAATATAGGAAATAACATTAACACTCAAGAAACGGTTGGAATTAATATCAATGGAACAGTAAATGACTACACGGAAATGGAGGCCTTAACTATAGTGGCCAAACACTACTCAGGGACAGAGTCCCCACTCTCAGGGCAGACAACTGGAGATCCCAAAGTGCATAATATTACCTACCTCTCCTAGCACAAACTATCAGCCTTACACATTAAAGACAAATAGAATAAAAGACAACGTAATGACACCAATAGTCCTTTCTTCTCACTTACTTTCTTCTTCCTAACATATACTTTCTCAACTTTGGGCCTCAGCATTGTATTGTTAACATTGCCGGCTGGTTGAGGAGCAGTCTTGTCCTCAAGACTTGAGAGGAGGAAACTGAGCTCGTATACTAATTTCGTCTGTGCCTTTAGCAAGCTTTCGAGTGGCCAGAACTTTCTCCGGACGCACAGAGTCAGCCAACTCCAAGCCAAAACCAGTGGGTAAGGATGGTTCGAAGGAGCGTGGGGAGGTCGCCTTCTTCAACAGGGAAGCATGAAAAACAGGGTGGACTTCGAATTCGCTGGTAATTGTAACTTATAAGCCACTTGAGCGATGCGTTTTACCACCTGGAATGGCCTGTAGAAACAGGCTGCCACTTTCTGATTCACCCACCTTGCTACTAATTGCTGTTTGTGCGGTCTCAGTTTCAGATAAACCCAGTCACCTTCCACAAATGATACATCCCCACGGTGTTTGTCTGCCTCGTTCTTCATTAGCTGTTGGGCTTTCAACAGATTAAACTTCAATTGGGTGAGTATTTCAGTGCGATCAGCTAACTCCCAGGTGATCCATTCCACCTTGATTTCACCCGGGACATACTGAGTGCATGAACACTTCAACGATTGACTTGGCAGAATAGGGGTGTCGTAAGAGAATAAAGTGGACATATTTATTGAGTCTGTCCACCACCATCAAAATGCATTGAATCCCTTCGATTTTGGAAGATCGGTGATGAAACCCATGGACACTTCATTCCAAATGATATCTGGTATTAACAGGCCAGCTGGATATAGTGTGGAGGCCTTGAATCGCTAGCATATGTTGCAATTCCGCACGTAGTCCTGGACTGTCTTGCTCATGCCACACAGTAAATTTTGGCTGCCAGACGACGATATGTCCGATAAAACCCCGAATGGCCCGTGGGAGAAGCATGGAACTCTTCGAGCAAGGTAGGGATGAGAGGCGAATTGGCAGAGATTACTAACCTGTTCTTGTACAATAAAATTCCTCTTTTGAGTTGAAACCCAAGCCTTGAATTAGCTTGTTTTGAGTTGAAACCCAGGCCTTGAATTAGGGGCTGCCTGTAAGTCTACTTTGATTTTGCACAAGTGAGGATCAGAGTCTACCCCATGGTGTAACTGTGCTCCTTCATCCCGTCTTGGGTATGATTT comes from the Euphorbia lathyris chromosome 5, ddEupLath1.1, whole genome shotgun sequence genome and includes:
- the LOC136229945 gene encoding uncharacterized protein isoform X1 — translated: MHHSSSGNVILYSLSPISMITFKSSTFLFQFPFSDNTNHPLRTIQGSFLLLPTHPQKYVKFSILRLNRNSTLVNSIRGCHGTTKKKFNAEEEDVERKVNCEVQVISWRERRIKAQITVYADIQSLWSALTDYERLADFIPNLVCSGRIPCPHPGRIWLEQRGFQRALYWHIEARVVLDLQEFPISANNHELHFSMVDGDFKKFEGKWSLISGTRPGTTILAYDLSVIPRFNFPTIFLERIIRSDLPVNLQAVACRAERQFGGNHKTLVAGSGSSMAISTSPGTDLNGALREKNTLAMGDLKESYPNSNFSPSPSSELNTIWGIFGKVCRLDRPCIVDEVHLRRFDGLLENGGVHRCVVGSITVKAPVQEVWKVLTAYESLPEIVPNLAISKVVSRENNKVRILQEGCKGLLYMVLHARVVLDLCENLEQEISFQQVEGDFDSFEGKWLLEQLGSHHTLLKYSVKSKMRKDTFLSEEIMEEVIYEDLPSNLCAIRDYIEKREAADSLKMHETREYSKKVEACDGDSDTENGKETNKAIDLKNPNSLKQRPRVPGLQRDIEVLKSELLKFISEHGQEGFMPMRKQLRLHGRVDIEKAITRMGGVRRIASLMNLSLAYKGRKPKGYWDNLENLQEEISRFQRSWGMDPSYMPSRKSFERAGRYDIARALEKWGGLHEVSRLLALKVRHPNRQPNANGSKDKDKKIDDTLPPSKNYVSQGLTNFKHLDFNWVD
- the LOC136229945 gene encoding uncharacterized protein isoform X2, which produces MHHSSSGNVILYSLSPISMITFKSSTFLFQFPFSDNTNHPLRTIQGSFLLLPTHPQKYVKFSILRLNRNSTLVNSIRGCHGTTKKKFNAEEEDVERKVNCEVQVISWRERRIKAQITVYADIQSLWSALTDYERLADFIPNLVCSGRIPCPHPGRIWLEQRGFQRALYWHIEARVVLDLQEFPISANNHELHFSMVDGDFKKFEGKWSLISGTRPGTTILAYDLSVIPRFNFPTIFLERIIRSDLPVNLQAVACRAERQFGGNHKTLVAGSGSSMAISTSPGTDLNGALREKNTLAMGDLKESYPNSNFSPSPSSELNTIWGIFGKVCRLDRPCIVDEVHLRRFDGLLENGGVHRCVVGSITVKAPVQEVWKVLTAYESLPEIVPNLAISKVVSRENNKVRILQEGCKGLLYMVLHARVVLDLCENLEQEISFQQVEGDFDSFEGKWLLEQLGSHHTLLKYSVKSKMRKDTFLSEEIMEEVIYEDLPSNLCAIRDYIEKREAADSLKMHETREYSKKVEACDGDSDTENGKETNKAIDLKNPNSLKQRPRVPGLQRDIEVLKSELLKFISEHGQEGFMPMRKQLRLHGRVDIEKAITRMGGVRRIASLMNLSLAYKGRKPKGYWDNLENLQEERSWGMDPSYMPSRKSFERAGRYDIARALEKWGGLHEVSRLLALKVRHPNRQPNANGSKDKDKKIDDTLPPSKNYVSQGLTNFKHLDFNWVD